In Calditrichota bacterium, the DNA window GGACGCTTTTGGAACCGTGGATGTCTTGATCAACAATGCGGCTGTTTTTTATCGAACACCCTTTCCTGAAATTTCCCTGCACGATTGGGAAAAATTGATGCGGATTAATCTGCGGGCGCCCTTTCTGCTGTCCCGGGAAACAGGGAAAATCATGTTGGAGAAAAAGGAGGGGGTCATCATCAATATTGCCGATGTGGGAGGTATTCGGCCCTGGGGCGATTTCATTCCGTACTCGGTTTCGAAGGCCGGGCTGATCATGTTGACGCAAACTCTGGCAAAGGCTCTGGCGCCGGATATCCGGGTTAATGCGGTGGCTCCCGGGCCGGTGCTGCTTCCGGAAAATTACTCACCGGAAGACGAGGCTGCCTCTTCCAAACGGACCCTTCTCAAGCGCGTGGGCAGCGCAGGGGACGTGGCCGAAACGGTCCACTTCCTGTTAACCGGATCCGATTTTATCACGGGTGCGGTGGTGCCCGTGGATGGCGGCCGGGCGGTTTTGTAGCTTAAATAGCCGGTGCGCATTGGAAATCTGAAAAAATGCGTATCACGGAGAATCTCAAAGGAAAAAAAGAGAACCACGGAGAAAAAACATCCTTAAATAACTTCGTGACTTCGAGCTTTTGTGGCACTTTTTTGTTAATGAGAAATACATGAAAATCTATTTCGCAGCCTCCATCAGCGGCGGCCGAAAATTTGAAAAAACCTACCAGAT includes these proteins:
- a CDS encoding SDR family oxidoreductase, whose protein sequence is MDLRNRVVLITGAAQRVGRAIANRLAKDASRLVIHYHRSEVSARKLVKELNQKGVDARALQADLADPFQVERLVRETVDAFGTVDVLINNAAVFYRTPFPEISLHDWEKLMRINLRAPFLLSRETGKIMLEKKEGVIINIADVGGIRPWGDFIPYSVSKAGLIMLTQTLAKALAPDIRVNAVAPGPVLLPENYSPEDEAASSKRTLLKRVGSAGDVAETVHFLLTGSDFITGAVVPVDGGRAVL